Proteins encoded within one genomic window of Parolsenella massiliensis:
- a CDS encoding xanthine dehydrogenase family protein molybdopterin-binding subunit, producing the protein MSTISNYIAPDERAGKLRTISHAVVKKDARGLLQGRAVYTNDLAPRDAYIVKLLRSPHAHARIRSIDTHKALRIDGIVAIYTYEDVPNARFTLAGQSFREMSPYDTLILDRTVRYVGDEVAIVVGTDELAINAAMRLIKVDYEVLPAVTDFTKALDNPVVVHDEDDIRAYVPMGEDFSRNLICHEQSAYGDVDAVLADADVVIEHDYETQATQQSMMETFRSYAYTDAQDRVCVVASTQVPFHIRRQVATALQIPQSRVRVIKPRVGGGFGAKQTGCNEIFSAFAAFKLGHPCKCIYTREETMACANTRHKMRMHVRLGATADGTITAIDLSCLSDGGAYGYHAPTTVGLVGHKSLPIYNHALASRFTANVVYTNNTPGGAFRGYGATQGQFAVESAVNELADKLGMDPCELRLKNIVHEGEVMPQYFGDTLMSCRLDDCIRRAQEMIGWHDKPLARDLGDRVRALGVAVTMQGSGISNLDIGSIDIRLEDDGFYVLNLGATDVGTGCDTITAQFAAEVLGCEPSQIVVNGVDTDTSPYDCGAYASSGTYVTGMAAVKAATELREKIVAQAAKSFGVEPEKVVLDGSRIYVDGADDDVVTVGQIAEGRLREMTLAELANSCIGFGLKPGYLSAQASNSQPVSPPPFMCGIAEVDVDKATGVVKVVDYAAAVDCGTVANANLARVQAEGGIVQGIGQALTEDVQVTEDGFLRTRNLMQYKIPSRLDVPDIRVDFCPSYEPTGPFGAKSIGEVVINTPLGAIASAVAHATGHYVRTLPVTPEKALFGEE; encoded by the coding sequence ATGAGCACCATCTCCAACTACATTGCCCCCGACGAGCGCGCCGGCAAGCTCAGGACCATCTCGCATGCCGTGGTGAAGAAGGACGCCCGCGGCCTGCTCCAGGGTCGCGCCGTCTACACGAACGACCTCGCCCCGCGCGACGCCTACATCGTGAAGCTGCTGCGCTCGCCGCACGCCCATGCCCGCATCCGCAGCATCGACACGCACAAGGCACTGCGCATCGACGGCATCGTGGCCATCTACACCTACGAGGACGTGCCCAACGCGCGCTTCACGCTCGCGGGCCAGAGCTTCCGCGAGATGAGCCCGTATGACACGCTCATCCTCGACCGCACCGTGCGCTACGTGGGCGACGAGGTGGCCATCGTCGTGGGAACCGACGAGCTGGCCATCAACGCCGCCATGCGCCTCATCAAGGTGGACTACGAGGTCCTGCCTGCGGTCACCGACTTCACCAAGGCGCTCGACAACCCCGTGGTGGTCCACGACGAGGACGACATCCGCGCCTACGTGCCCATGGGGGAGGACTTCTCGCGCAACCTCATCTGCCACGAGCAGTCCGCCTACGGAGACGTCGACGCGGTGCTCGCCGACGCCGACGTGGTCATCGAGCACGACTACGAGACGCAGGCCACGCAGCAGTCCATGATGGAGACGTTCCGCTCCTACGCCTACACCGACGCCCAGGACCGCGTGTGCGTTGTGGCCTCCACGCAGGTACCGTTCCACATCCGCCGCCAGGTCGCCACGGCGCTGCAGATCCCGCAGAGCCGCGTGCGCGTCATCAAGCCGCGCGTGGGCGGCGGCTTTGGCGCCAAGCAGACGGGCTGCAACGAGATCTTCTCGGCCTTCGCGGCGTTCAAGCTGGGGCATCCCTGCAAGTGCATCTACACACGCGAGGAGACCATGGCCTGCGCCAACACGCGTCATAAGATGCGCATGCACGTGCGCCTGGGCGCCACGGCAGACGGCACGATCACGGCCATCGACCTGTCGTGCCTCTCCGACGGTGGCGCCTACGGCTACCACGCCCCCACCACGGTGGGCCTCGTGGGCCACAAGTCGCTGCCCATCTACAACCACGCGCTCGCGAGCCGCTTCACGGCCAACGTGGTCTACACCAACAACACGCCGGGCGGCGCCTTCCGCGGCTACGGCGCCACGCAGGGCCAGTTCGCGGTGGAGAGTGCCGTCAACGAGCTGGCCGACAAGCTCGGCATGGACCCGTGCGAGCTGCGCCTCAAGAACATCGTGCACGAGGGCGAGGTCATGCCGCAGTACTTTGGCGACACCCTCATGAGCTGCCGCTTGGACGACTGCATCCGTCGCGCCCAGGAGATGATCGGCTGGCACGACAAGCCGCTTGCCCGCGACCTGGGCGACCGCGTGCGTGCCCTGGGTGTGGCCGTGACGATGCAGGGCTCGGGCATCTCGAACCTCGACATCGGCAGCATCGACATCCGCCTTGAGGACGACGGCTTCTACGTGCTGAACCTGGGCGCCACCGACGTGGGCACGGGCTGCGACACCATCACGGCGCAGTTCGCCGCCGAGGTGCTGGGCTGCGAGCCCTCCCAGATCGTGGTGAACGGCGTGGACACGGACACCTCGCCCTATGACTGCGGCGCGTACGCCTCGTCGGGCACCTACGTCACCGGCATGGCCGCCGTGAAGGCGGCCACCGAGCTGCGCGAGAAGATCGTGGCGCAGGCCGCCAAGTCCTTTGGCGTGGAGCCCGAGAAGGTCGTTCTCGACGGCTCGCGCATCTATGTGGACGGCGCCGACGACGATGTGGTGACCGTGGGGCAGATCGCGGAGGGCCGCCTGCGCGAGATGACGCTCGCCGAGCTCGCGAACAGCTGCATCGGCTTTGGACTCAAGCCCGGCTACCTCTCTGCCCAGGCGTCCAACTCCCAGCCCGTCTCGCCCCCGCCGTTCATGTGCGGCATCGCCGAGGTAGACGTGGACAAGGCCACGGGCGTGGTCAAGGTCGTGGACTACGCCGCCGCCGTGGACTGCGGCACCGTGGCCAACGCCAACCTCGCGCGCGTCCAGGCCGAGGGTGGCATCGTGCAGGGGATTGGCCAGGCGCTCACCGAGGACGTGCAGGTGACCGAGGACGGGTTCCTGCGCACGCGCAACCTCATGCAGTACAAGATCCCGAGCCGCCTTGACGTGCCCGACATCCGCGTGGACTTCTGCCCGAGCTATGAGCCCACCGGCCCGTTCGGCGCCAAGTCCATCGGCGAGGTCGTCATCAACACGCCTCTTGGCGCCATCGCGAGTGCCGTGGCCCACGCCACCGGCCACTACGTGCGCACCCTGCCGGTCACGCCCGAGAAGGCGCTGTTCGGCGAGGAGTAG
- a CDS encoding amino acid ABC transporter ATP-binding protein, giving the protein MSTQAQAGGQTPVFSMRDVSKSFGSTQVLRGISLDVAPGEVVAIIGPSGGGKSTLLRCATTLERIDAGSVAFGDLTVAETGADDTVTYAGKDQLRQAKSRFGLVFQNYNLFPHMSVMRNVCDAPIAVQKRPRAEVEAQARALLAKMGLAGCEDKVPCQLSGGQQQRASIARALCLNPDILFFDEPTSALDPELTGEVLKVMRQLAEEGMTMIVVTHEMQFAREVATRVVFMDGGTIVEEGTPQQVFGAPTQQRTREFLARYSR; this is encoded by the coding sequence ATGAGCACACAGGCACAGGCGGGCGGCCAGACCCCCGTCTTCTCCATGCGAGACGTCAGCAAGTCGTTCGGCAGCACGCAGGTGCTGCGCGGCATCTCGCTTGACGTGGCACCCGGCGAGGTCGTCGCCATCATCGGCCCCTCGGGCGGTGGCAAGTCGACGCTGCTCAGGTGCGCCACCACGCTCGAGCGCATCGACGCGGGATCGGTGGCCTTCGGCGACCTCACCGTGGCCGAGACGGGCGCGGACGACACCGTGACCTACGCGGGCAAGGACCAGCTGCGGCAGGCCAAGAGCCGCTTTGGCCTCGTGTTCCAGAACTACAACCTGTTCCCGCACATGAGCGTGATGAGAAACGTGTGCGACGCCCCCATCGCCGTGCAGAAGCGGCCCCGTGCAGAGGTTGAGGCCCAGGCACGGGCCTTGCTCGCCAAGATGGGACTTGCGGGCTGCGAGGACAAGGTGCCCTGCCAGCTCTCCGGCGGCCAGCAGCAACGCGCGAGCATCGCCCGAGCGCTGTGCCTCAATCCCGACATTCTGTTCTTCGACGAGCCTACGAGCGCCCTTGACCCTGAGCTTACTGGCGAGGTTCTCAAGGTCATGCGCCAGCTGGCCGAGGAGGGCATGACAATGATCGTGGTGACCCACGAGATGCAGTTTGCCCGCGAGGTGGCCACGCGCGTCGTGTTCATGGACGGCGGCACCATCGTGGAAGAGGGCACGCCGCAGCAGGTGTTTGGCGCCCCCACGCAGCAGCGCACGCGGGAGTTCCTCGCACGGTACAGCAGGTAG
- a CDS encoding (2Fe-2S)-binding protein — MLVSFFINDEYVSADVRPDMRLLDFLRLRGLKSVKCGCETTNCGLCTVWLDGTPVLSCAQLMCRMGGRYVTTLEGVVDESAEFAKCMAEEGAEQCGFCSPGLIMNVLALKRDCPEATDEQIRRALSGNLCRCTGYASQMRAVRRFLGRESVADGTVAHASVASVTAPGDAFSAARDAQTREEA; from the coding sequence ATGCTCGTAAGCTTCTTCATCAACGACGAGTACGTCTCGGCAGACGTCCGTCCCGACATGCGCCTGCTCGACTTCCTGCGTCTGCGCGGCCTCAAGAGCGTCAAGTGCGGCTGCGAGACCACGAACTGCGGCCTGTGCACCGTATGGCTCGATGGCACCCCCGTGCTGTCGTGCGCTCAGCTCATGTGCCGCATGGGCGGCCGCTATGTCACGACGCTCGAGGGCGTCGTGGACGAGTCAGCCGAGTTCGCCAAGTGCATGGCCGAGGAGGGCGCCGAGCAGTGCGGCTTCTGCTCGCCCGGTCTCATCATGAACGTGCTCGCGCTCAAGCGTGACTGCCCAGAGGCCACCGACGAGCAGATTCGCCGCGCACTGTCGGGCAACCTCTGCCGCTGCACGGGCTACGCGAGCCAGATGCGTGCCGTGCGCCGCTTCCTGGGCCGCGAGTCCGTGGCCGATGGCACCGTGGCGCACGCCTCCGTGGCATCCGTGACCGCCCCTGGCGACGCGTTCTCCGCCGCCCGTGACGCCCAGACGCGCGAGGAGGCGTAA
- a CDS encoding amino acid ABC transporter ATP-binding protein, which translates to MIELKGIQKSFGSNYVLKGVDMSVKKGEVVVILGPSGSGKTTFLRTINFLDPADEGTIEINGFKVDAKRHSKKDVIELRRKTAMVFQNYNLFKNKTILENVMEGLVTVKKYQKADAEKAAREILAKVGLAERCDYYPIQLSGGQQQRAGIARALILDPDVILFDEPTSALDPELVGEVLATIKSVAMTGITMVIVTHEIAFAREVATRVVFMEGGVVVEEGKPSEILVHPKEPRTQKFLERVTHPMDIVDGKVAGEAAPTFA; encoded by the coding sequence ATGATCGAGCTCAAGGGCATCCAGAAGTCCTTTGGTTCCAACTACGTGCTCAAGGGCGTCGACATGAGCGTCAAGAAGGGCGAGGTCGTCGTCATCCTGGGCCCGTCCGGCTCGGGCAAGACCACCTTCCTGCGCACCATCAACTTCCTTGACCCGGCCGACGAGGGCACGATCGAGATCAACGGCTTCAAGGTCGACGCCAAGAGGCACTCGAAGAAGGACGTCATCGAGCTTCGTCGCAAGACCGCGATGGTGTTCCAGAACTACAACCTGTTCAAGAACAAGACGATTCTCGAGAACGTCATGGAGGGCCTCGTCACCGTCAAGAAGTACCAGAAGGCCGATGCCGAGAAGGCCGCGCGCGAGATCCTGGCCAAGGTGGGCCTGGCCGAGAGGTGCGACTACTATCCCATCCAGCTCTCCGGCGGCCAGCAGCAGCGAGCCGGCATCGCCCGAGCGCTGATCCTCGACCCTGACGTCATCCTCTTCGACGAGCCCACGAGCGCCCTTGACCCCGAGCTGGTGGGCGAGGTGCTTGCCACGATCAAGAGCGTTGCCATGACGGGCATCACCATGGTCATCGTCACGCACGAGATCGCATTCGCCCGCGAGGTCGCCACTCGCGTCGTCTTCATGGAGGGCGGCGTCGTGGTCGAGGAGGGCAAGCCCTCCGAGATTCTCGTCCACCCCAAGGAGCCGCGCACGCAGAAGTTCCTCGAGCGCGTGACCCACCCGATGGACATCGTCGATGGCAAGGTCGCGGGCGAAGCTGCCCCGACGTTTGCATAG
- a CDS encoding 2-keto-4-pentenoate hydratase gives MSNVTLNCRQQALAEALYQAYRNNFYGLENTPLAMADWEGVVTDDDTAYAVQDAVMAKKLGPVAGYKVSLTSKETQDMFDSDCPLYGAQVAERFVPAPATVELAHLNEPLLECELCFTAKVDLDASMTLEELLSNCTVAADMEVPDSRFASWFPTLSKYLVMSDCAVGGYVVYGTPVDGSELTVEGMAGYTGTCYHDGELVKQGATSEILGNPVNSLQWLVGKLASQGKRFSRGMHASVGTVFVPPALTAGTWRVEFDGPFGAVELTVK, from the coding sequence ATGTCCAACGTCACGCTCAACTGCCGTCAGCAGGCTCTCGCCGAAGCCCTCTACCAGGCCTATCGCAACAACTTCTATGGTCTGGAGAACACGCCGCTCGCCATGGCCGACTGGGAGGGCGTCGTCACCGACGACGACACCGCCTACGCCGTGCAGGACGCCGTCATGGCCAAGAAGCTCGGGCCCGTCGCGGGCTACAAGGTCTCGCTCACGAGCAAGGAGACCCAGGACATGTTCGACTCCGACTGCCCGCTCTACGGCGCGCAGGTGGCCGAGCGCTTTGTACCCGCGCCCGCTACGGTCGAGCTCGCGCACCTCAACGAGCCGCTGCTCGAGTGCGAGCTGTGCTTCACGGCTAAGGTCGACCTCGACGCCTCGATGACGCTCGAGGAGCTGCTTTCCAACTGCACCGTGGCCGCCGACATGGAGGTGCCCGACTCCCGCTTTGCGAGCTGGTTCCCCACGCTGTCCAAGTACCTCGTCATGAGCGACTGCGCCGTGGGTGGCTATGTGGTCTACGGCACGCCGGTCGACGGCTCCGAGCTCACGGTCGAGGGCATGGCCGGCTACACCGGCACGTGCTACCATGACGGCGAGCTTGTGAAGCAGGGCGCCACCTCAGAGATCCTCGGCAACCCCGTGAACTCGCTGCAGTGGCTCGTGGGCAAGCTCGCCAGTCAGGGCAAGCGCTTCTCCCGCGGCATGCACGCCTCGGTGGGCACCGTGTTCGTGCCGCCCGCGCTCACTGCCGGCACCTGGCGCGTCGAGTTCGACGGCCCGTTTGGCGCAGTGGAGCTCACGGTGAAGTAG
- a CDS encoding amino acid ABC transporter permease, translated as MDLATMTGMLLTGFGTTLALFALTLVGAIPLGVPIALARMSRFRPLSLLARAFISVLRGTPLMLQMFAIYFAPFYVLGIELTPASKWQACVVAFIVNYAAYFAEIYRSGIQSVPRGQYEAAEVLGYSGTQTFFRIVLPQVVKKVLPSMGNEVITLVKDTSLAFSIGVAEMFSTAKALVASQVSMTPFAIAAVLYWVFNFIVELALGVIEKKLDYYHD; from the coding sequence GTGGACCTCGCCACGATGACAGGAATGCTGCTCACGGGCTTCGGCACGACGCTCGCCCTGTTCGCCCTCACGCTCGTGGGCGCGATCCCGCTCGGTGTGCCCATCGCCCTGGCGCGCATGAGCCGCTTCCGCCCGCTGTCGCTTCTCGCGCGGGCGTTCATCTCGGTGCTGCGTGGCACCCCGCTCATGCTGCAGATGTTCGCCATCTACTTCGCGCCGTTCTACGTGCTCGGCATCGAGCTCACGCCAGCGTCCAAGTGGCAGGCCTGCGTCGTGGCGTTCATCGTGAACTACGCGGCCTACTTCGCAGAAATCTACCGCTCGGGCATCCAGTCGGTGCCGCGCGGCCAGTACGAGGCGGCCGAGGTCCTGGGCTACTCGGGCACGCAGACGTTCTTCCGCATCGTGCTCCCGCAGGTAGTCAAGAAGGTGCTGCCCTCCATGGGCAACGAGGTCATCACGCTCGTGAAGGACACGTCGCTTGCGTTCTCCATCGGCGTGGCCGAGATGTTCTCCACGGCAAAGGCGCTCGTGGCCTCGCAGGTGAGCATGACGCCGTTCGCGATTGCGGCCGTGCTGTACTGGGTGTTCAACTTCATCGTCGAGCTGGCGCTGGGCGTCATCGAGAAGAAGCTCGACTACTACCACGACTAG
- a CDS encoding transporter substrate-binding domain-containing protein, with translation MAKQTVSVRTMSRRSFLKSAAVLGLGIIGTGSLAGCAPDAGGSTTTAAADGAKTVKVLTYNGNPPYCYLDGDGNLVGYDVDVLKAVDEKLDDYTFDMDSMDFNAMITACESGSADLVSCQLVPNDDRKAKFIFCEEPFCLSPMVFATADPNCKTLDDMAGKSTLVSPGGYEYGMLQAYNEKYPDKALTFQTVQSITMADAFKMIATGQVDSFLCYDGTFDMVNEEAATGLYKTDVLMCESTYFMFNKEQTELRDAVDKALKDMKSDGSLGEIAEKDLGTNVFTTYADALSDNELVAK, from the coding sequence ATGGCAAAGCAGACCGTCTCCGTTCGCACCATGTCCCGTCGAAGCTTCCTCAAGAGCGCAGCGGTGCTCGGGCTTGGCATCATCGGCACCGGCTCGCTTGCCGGCTGCGCCCCTGACGCCGGCGGCAGCACGACCACGGCCGCTGCAGACGGCGCCAAGACCGTGAAGGTCCTCACCTACAACGGCAACCCGCCCTACTGCTACCTCGACGGCGACGGCAACCTCGTGGGCTACGACGTCGACGTCCTCAAGGCCGTGGACGAGAAGCTCGACGACTACACCTTCGACATGGACTCAATGGACTTCAACGCCATGATCACGGCCTGCGAGTCGGGCTCTGCCGACCTCGTCTCCTGTCAGCTCGTCCCCAACGACGACCGCAAGGCCAAGTTCATCTTCTGCGAGGAGCCCTTCTGCCTCTCGCCGATGGTCTTCGCCACGGCCGACCCCAACTGCAAGACGCTCGACGACATGGCCGGCAAGTCCACGCTCGTCTCGCCGGGCGGCTACGAGTACGGCATGCTGCAGGCCTACAACGAGAAGTACCCCGACAAGGCCCTGACGTTCCAGACCGTCCAGTCCATCACCATGGCCGACGCCTTCAAGATGATCGCCACCGGCCAGGTCGACTCCTTCCTGTGCTATGACGGCACGTTCGACATGGTCAACGAGGAGGCGGCCACGGGCCTGTACAAGACCGACGTCCTCATGTGCGAGTCCACCTACTTCATGTTCAACAAGGAGCAGACCGAGCTTCGCGACGCGGTCGACAAGGCCCTCAAGGACATGAAGTCGGACGGCTCGCTCGGCGAGATTGCCGAGAAGGACCTCGGCACCAACGTCTTCACCACCTACGCCGACGCGCTTTCCGACAACGAGCTCGTCGCCAAGTAG
- a CDS encoding transporter substrate-binding domain-containing protein translates to MSANSMSRRQFLSLAGGLAAVCGLGLVGCGGTGTSAATTAAASTGAAADDSANITQLTVGFDQAYPPYGFVGDDGQFTGFDLDLAAEVAKRNSWDIQLEPIDWDAKDTLLNSGAITCIWNGFTMEGREDSYTFSEPYMLNGQVVVVKKSSGIASLADLAGKAVITQTDSAALEVLQGDKADLAATFASLETIGDYNTAFMQLESGAVDAVACDLSISQYQLAAKPDAYVQLDEALSSEHYAVGFKKGSQQLADKVTETLKAMDADGFVKDLCDKYASYGISYDNWLLK, encoded by the coding sequence ATGAGCGCCAACAGCATGTCTCGTCGTCAGTTCCTCTCCCTCGCCGGCGGCCTCGCCGCCGTCTGCGGCCTCGGCCTCGTGGGCTGCGGGGGCACCGGCACAAGCGCCGCAACCACCGCCGCCGCAAGCACGGGCGCGGCCGCGGATGACTCCGCCAACATCACGCAGCTCACCGTGGGCTTCGACCAGGCCTACCCGCCCTACGGCTTCGTGGGCGATGACGGCCAGTTCACCGGCTTCGACCTCGACCTCGCTGCCGAGGTTGCCAAGCGCAACTCCTGGGACATCCAGCTCGAGCCCATCGACTGGGACGCCAAGGACACGCTGCTGAACTCTGGCGCCATCACCTGCATCTGGAACGGCTTCACCATGGAGGGCCGCGAGGACAGCTACACGTTCTCTGAGCCCTACATGCTCAACGGTCAGGTCGTCGTCGTGAAGAAGAGCTCCGGCATCGCGAGCCTCGCGGATCTCGCCGGCAAGGCCGTCATCACCCAGACCGACTCCGCGGCGCTCGAGGTGCTGCAGGGCGACAAGGCAGACCTGGCCGCCACGTTCGCCTCGCTCGAGACGATCGGCGACTACAACACCGCGTTCATGCAGCTCGAGAGCGGTGCCGTCGACGCCGTGGCCTGCGACCTGTCCATCTCGCAGTACCAGCTCGCCGCCAAGCCCGACGCCTACGTCCAACTCGACGAGGCCCTCTCCAGCGAGCACTACGCCGTGGGCTTCAAGAAGGGCTCCCAGCAGCTCGCCGACAAGGTGACCGAGACGCTCAAGGCCATGGACGCCGACGGCTTCGTCAAGGACCTGTGCGACAAGTACGCCAGCTACGGCATCTCCTACGACAACTGGCTGCTCAAGTAG
- a CDS encoding xanthine dehydrogenase family protein subunit M yields the protein MLQFKNYARPETVEEAYELLRKGRMNRVLGGGVWLRLQERRISTVIDLSACGLDKIEETEDSFVIGSMVTLHQLETHAAFNDATCHVFEHAVRDIVGTQMRNCATVGGSVFGRFGFSDVLTALLALDCEVELAGAGIVSLATFVNMPYERDVLAHVIVHKHDYAANFQAVRRSATDFPVLNVCAARWDGWHVAVGARPTRARLLEGERLSLPAEFTPEQLDAACERLSELPMGSNMRGSERYRRHLACELGRRVICQAAGLEPPTPDPVAPAPRTVCAGHAAEPAVAAPARDAAHDPAPTQAPKGGDPACS from the coding sequence GTGCTTCAGTTCAAGAACTACGCCCGCCCCGAGACGGTCGAGGAGGCGTACGAGCTTCTCCGCAAGGGGCGCATGAACCGAGTCCTGGGCGGCGGCGTGTGGCTGCGCCTCCAGGAGCGTCGCATTTCGACCGTCATCGACCTGTCCGCCTGCGGGCTCGACAAGATCGAGGAGACCGAGGACAGCTTCGTCATCGGCTCCATGGTCACACTCCACCAGCTGGAGACCCACGCCGCGTTCAACGACGCCACGTGCCACGTGTTCGAGCACGCCGTGCGAGACATCGTGGGCACCCAGATGCGCAACTGCGCCACGGTGGGCGGCAGCGTGTTTGGCCGCTTTGGCTTCTCGGACGTGCTCACGGCCCTGCTCGCGCTCGACTGCGAGGTCGAGCTCGCGGGTGCGGGCATCGTGAGCCTGGCGACGTTCGTCAACATGCCCTACGAGCGAGACGTCCTGGCCCACGTCATCGTGCACAAGCACGACTACGCCGCGAACTTCCAGGCCGTGCGCCGTTCCGCCACGGACTTCCCCGTGCTCAACGTCTGCGCCGCGCGCTGGGACGGCTGGCACGTGGCCGTGGGCGCCCGTCCCACCCGCGCCCGCCTGCTCGAGGGCGAGCGCCTTTCGCTTCCCGCCGAGTTCACGCCCGAGCAGCTCGACGCCGCGTGCGAGCGCCTCTCCGAGCTGCCCATGGGCTCCAACATGCGAGGGTCCGAGCGCTACCGTCGCCACCTCGCGTGCGAGCTGGGACGCCGCGTCATCTGCCAGGCCGCGGGCCTCGAGCCGCCCACGCCCGATCCCGTGGCGCCTGCCCCCCGCACCGTCTGCGCTGGCCACGCTGCCGAGCCTGCCGTCGCCGCGCCCGCCCGCGACGCCGCGCACGACCCCGCACCCACCCAGGCCCCGAAGGGAGGCGACCCCGCATGCTCGTAA
- a CDS encoding amino acid ABC transporter permease — protein sequence MQTSYSFAFQAGLIPGYIESIMTAFPMTLYLLGFSLLYGLVIGFVLALMQLRGGRVLAKIAHGYISLMRGIPSLVLIFLLFMGLPQLVPSLAKLPKSTFILVAMTLISSANLGEMMRASYLAVEHGQTEAALSVGMTEKQALLRIVLPQAIAIAVPNLGNNIISIFKETALAFSIGTMDLMGRATTISQSNYGATRLEVYISVAIIYWVICLLLQLLSGIVERATSRGRALTA from the coding sequence ATGCAGACCTCTTACTCCTTCGCGTTCCAGGCGGGGCTCATCCCCGGCTACATCGAGAGCATCATGACGGCCTTCCCGATGACGCTCTATCTGCTGGGATTCTCGCTGCTCTACGGCCTCGTCATTGGCTTCGTGCTCGCGCTCATGCAGCTGCGCGGCGGCCGCGTGCTTGCCAAGATTGCCCACGGCTACATCTCGCTCATGCGCGGCATCCCGTCGCTCGTCCTGATCTTCCTGCTGTTCATGGGCCTGCCGCAGTTGGTGCCCTCGCTCGCGAAGCTGCCCAAGTCCACGTTCATCCTCGTGGCGATGACGCTCATCTCCTCGGCCAACCTCGGCGAGATGATGCGCGCGAGCTACCTGGCCGTGGAGCACGGCCAGACCGAGGCGGCGCTGTCGGTGGGCATGACCGAGAAGCAGGCGCTGCTGCGCATCGTGCTTCCGCAGGCCATCGCGATCGCCGTGCCGAACCTCGGCAACAACATCATCAGCATCTTCAAGGAGACGGCCCTGGCGTTCTCCATCGGCACGATGGACCTCATGGGCAGGGCCACGACGATTTCCCAGTCCAACTACGGTGCCACGAGGCTTGAGGTCTACATCTCCGTCGCCATCATCTACTGGGTCATCTGCCTTCTGCTCCAGCTCCTGTCCGGAATCGTCGAGCGCGCCACGTCCCGCGGCCGCGCCCTCACGGCCTAA
- a CDS encoding amino acid ABC transporter permease, translating to MIDWAFIAEAFPQVLASVPLTLLLVFVSIPIGWVLGILIALVKNAKVPVLYQIAVVFVSFMRSVPMVVILFVAYYSVPLIIQSYTSSIGISVDVNAVPPAAYAICAFVLDQAAYSSEVFRSAILAVDKGQIEAAQSVGMTKPVAYVRIVLPQAITSALPNLNGLFVGLVQGTSLAYFVGVYEVMATSNLLATSSYAYIEAYLMATVVYEVLSFVFNRIFRVIEHRASRYLNMTAPDTAKA from the coding sequence ATGATTGACTGGGCCTTCATCGCCGAGGCGTTCCCGCAGGTGCTGGCATCGGTGCCGCTCACGCTTCTGCTCGTGTTCGTCTCCATTCCCATCGGCTGGGTGCTCGGCATCCTCATCGCGCTCGTCAAGAACGCCAAGGTGCCGGTGCTCTACCAGATCGCCGTCGTGTTCGTCTCGTTCATGCGCTCCGTGCCGATGGTCGTCATCCTGTTTGTGGCCTACTACTCCGTGCCGCTCATCATCCAGAGCTACACGAGCTCCATCGGCATCTCGGTCGACGTCAACGCGGTGCCGCCGGCGGCCTACGCCATCTGCGCCTTCGTGCTCGACCAGGCGGCCTACTCCTCCGAGGTCTTCCGCTCGGCGATCCTGGCCGTGGACAAGGGCCAGATCGAGGCCGCGCAGTCCGTGGGCATGACCAAGCCGGTGGCCTACGTGCGCATCGTTTTACCCCAGGCCATCACGAGCGCCCTGCCCAACCTCAACGGCCTGTTCGTGGGACTTGTCCAGGGCACCTCGCTTGCCTACTTCGTGGGCGTCTACGAGGTCATGGCCACCTCGAACCTGCTTGCCACCTCGAGCTACGCCTACATCGAGGCCTACCTCATGGCAACGGTCGTCTACGAGGTCCTGAGCTTCGTGTTCAACCGCATCTTCCGCGTCATCGAGCATCGCGCCTCGCGCTACCTCAACATGACCGCGCCCGACACGGCCAAGGCCTAG